A portion of the Thunnus maccoyii chromosome 20, fThuMac1.1, whole genome shotgun sequence genome contains these proteins:
- the LOC121887490 gene encoding E3 ubiquitin-protein ligase TRIM39-like: MASRSEKDFCCPACYDIFKDPVLLSCSHSFCKVCLENWWRGKQTHECPVCRAKSEWSDPRCNLALKNLCEAFLQERCQRASLESEALCSLHAEKLKLFCLNHQQPACLVCRDAKIHTDHRFRPIDEAAQDHREEVQKSLKPLQEKLMVFNQVKGNCDQTAEHIKAQARQTEWQIKERFRKLHQFLQEEEEARLAVLREEEKQKSQMMKEKSEALSKEIAALSHTVRATEEELRAEDLSFLKNYKTAVERIQRCPLLDDPKPGSGALIDVAKHLGNLTFNIWNKMKDMISYTPVILDPNTAHPELILSEDLTSMRHGKRKQLPENPERFEYWDSVLGSGFNSGTHSWDVEIGDNTDWELGVLAESVCRQVFTGSTVWSVEHSDAGYRAFSSTHKYTALPIREKLQSIRVHLDWDKGELSFSDPHTNTHIHTFTHTFTERLCPYLCTTNTLPLKILPVKITVERHN; the protein is encoded by the coding sequence ATGGCTTCACGATCAGAGAAGGATTTCTGCTGTCCTGCCTGCTATGACATCTTCAAAGATCCTGTCCTCCTGTCATGCagccacagcttctgtaaagTCTGCCTGGAGAACTGGTGGAGAGGTAAACAAACCCATGAATGTCCAGTATGTAGAGCAAAATCTGAATGGAGCGATCCACGTTGCAACCTGGCGTTAAAAAACCTGTGTGAGGCCTTTTTACAAGAGAGATGTCAGAGAGCTTCTTTAGAGTCTGAGGCGCTCTGCAGTCTGCACGCCGAGAAACTCAAACTCTTTTGTCTTAACCATCAGCAGCCAGCGTGTCTCGTCTGCCGAGATGCGAAAATACACACCGACCACAGATTCAGACCCATCGATGAAGCTGCACAAGATCACAGAGAGGAGGTCCAGAAATCCCTGAAGCCCTTACAGGAGAAGTTAATGGTATTTAATCAGGTTAAAGGAAACTGTGATCAAACGGCAGAGCACATTAAGGCGCAGGCTCGACAGACAGAGTGGCAGATTAAGGAGCGGTTTAGGAAGCTTCACCAGTTTctacaagaggaagaggaggccaggcTGGCCGTtttgagggaggaagagaagcagaagagtcagatgatgaaggagaagtCTGAAGCTCTGAGCAAAGAGATAgcagctctttcacacacagtcagagccacagaggaggagctgagagctgaagactTATCATTCCTGAAGAACTACAAGACCGCAGTAGAAAGAATCCAGCGgtgccccctgctggatgatccAAAGCCGGGGTCAGGAGCTCTGATCGATGTGGCCAAACACTTGGGCAAcctgaccttcaacatctggaacaagaTGAAGGACATGATCTCCTACACTCCTGTGATTCTGGATCCAAATACTGCTCATCCAgaactcatcctgtctgaagaTTTGACCAGCATGAGACATGGAAAGAGGAAGCAGCTCCCTGAAAACCCGGAGAGGTTTGAGTACTGGGATTCTGTCCTGGGCTCAGGCTTCAACTCGgggactcacagctgggatgttGAGATCGGAGACAACACGGACTGGGAACTGGGAGTGTTAGCAGAGTCTGTTTGCAGGCAGGTATTCACGGGATCTACAGTATGGAGCGTAGAACACAGTGATGCTGGTTACAGAGCTTTCTCCTCAACACATAAATACACCGCTCTCCCAATCAGAGAGAAGCTCCAAAGCATCAGAGTTCATCTGGACTGGGACAAAGGAGAGCTTTCATTCAGTGATCCtcatactaacacacacatacacaccttcacacacactttcactgagCGACTGTGCCCGTACCTTTGCACCACGAATACACTCCCTCTGAAAATATTGCCGGTAAAGATAACAGTGGAAAGGCACAACtga